A stretch of the Nothobranchius furzeri strain GRZ-AD chromosome 5, NfurGRZ-RIMD1, whole genome shotgun sequence genome encodes the following:
- the myo1eb gene encoding myosin IEb, whose translation MGSKEQYHWQAQNVKVSGVDDMVLLSKINEDAITDNLKKRYMDDYIFTYIGPVLISVNPFKQLPYFTDREVELYQGAAQYENPPHIYALADNMYRNMMIDAENQCVIISGESGAGKTVAAKYIMSYVSKVSGGGETVQHVKDIILQSNPLLEAFGNAKTVRNNNSSRFGKYFEIQFSRGGAPDGGKISNFLLEKSRVVSQNPGERNFHIYYQLLGGASKEQRENLGVTTPDYYYYLNQSGTYTVEDINDKKEFSDTMGAMSVVGLSLDDQDSVVQLVAGILHLGNISFREENNYAVVESQDFLAFPSYLLGIPQNALCSKLTSRIMDSKWGGKTETISVTLNTEQACFSRDALSKALYARLFDFLVDSINKAMQKEQEEHNIGVLDIYGFEIFQQNGFEQFCINFVNEKLQQIFIELTLKAEQEEYVKEGIKWTPIEYFNNKVVCDLIESKLNPPGIMSILDDVCATMHAKGEGADQTLLQKLQGQIGSHEHFSSWNKGFVVHHYAGKVSYDVTGFCERNRDVLFTDIIELMQSSEFPFIKALFPENLEAEKRGRPTTASSKIKKQANSLVQTLMKCTPHYIRCIKPNETKRPRDWEDNRARHQVEYLGLRENIRVRRAGYAYRRPFNKFLHRYAILTKETWPQWRGEERKGVLHLLQSVNMDQDQFQLGKAKLFIKAPESLFLLEEMRERKYNGYARVIQKAWRKHIAVRKYVKMREEASDILLNKKERRRNSINRNFMGDYIGTENHPEIRQFVGRRERIDFADVVVKFDRRFKTVKRDLILTPKFLYMIGREKVKQGPDKGQIQEVLKRKIELNKVQSVSLSTLQDDIFIVHEEEYDSVLQSVFKTEFLSLLVKRYQEKTEKKLPLKFNNLLEFKVKKGGWIPFSSSGSRQIQFQAGQGDTVLLKPSGKVLQVSIGPGLPKNSRPTRKDNRKSCYAGSRAAPTNQDNSASLRGSKAQKGQHTSYRGSLLKKQASMEHPTLPRLHNKHRSGNQPSQNQDMGFMGVPDQGAAGLHRRLSKEVKPVPGVGRPKPKPRSPHCRALYAYDAQDTDELSFNADDVIEIIKEDPSGWWYGRLRGKEGMFPGNYVEKI comes from the exons ATG GGCAGTAAGGAGCAGTACCACTGGCAGGCCCAGAATGTAAAGGTGAGCGGCGTGGATGACATGGTGCTTCTATCCAAGATCAACGAGGACGCCATCACCGACAACCTGAAGAAGAGATACATGGACGACTACATCTTT ACTTATATTGGTCCAGTTCTAATCTCAGTGAACCCGTTCAAACAGCTGCCATATTTCACTGACAGAGAGGTGGAGCTATACCAGGGAgcg GCTCAGTACGAGAATCCCCCCCACATCTATGCGTTGGCAGACAATATGTACAGGAACATGATGATTGATGCTGAGAACCAGTGTGTCATCATTAG TGGCGAGAGCGGAGCAGGAAAAACTGTTGCTGCCAAATACATCATGAGTTATGTCTCTAAGGTTTCTGGAGGAGGAGAGACGGTTCAG CATGTCAAAGATATCATCCTGCAGTCCAATCCACTGCTGGAGGCCTTTGGAAATGCCAAGACTGTTCGCAACAACAATTCCAGTAGATTT GGAAAATACTTTGAGATTCAGTTCAGTCGAGGGGGAGCTCCTGATGGAGGAAAAATCTCCAACTTCCTGTTGGAGAAAAGTCGAGTGGTTTCCCAGAATCCAGGAGAGAGAAACTTCCATATCTACTACCAG ctGCTAGGTGGGGCTAGCAAGGAGCAGAGGGAGAACCTGGGCGTCACAACACCTGACTACTACTATTACCTGAACCAGTCAGGAACCTACACTGTGGAGGACATAAATGACAAGAAGGAGTTCTCAGATACAATG GGGGCCATGTCTGTTGTGGGTCTGTCTTTGGATGATCAGGATTCAGTTGTTCAGCTCGTAGCAGGAATTCTCCACCTGGGAAACATCAGCTTCAGGGAGGAAAACAACTACGCTGTGGTGGAGAGTCAGGATT TCCTGGCCTTCCCATCATACCTGCTGGGTATCCCTCAGAACGCCCTCTGCAGTAAACTCACCAGCCGGATCATGGACAGTAAGTGGGGTGGGAAAACCGAGACCATCTCTGTCACCTTGAACACGGAGCAGGCCTGTTTCTCCAGAGATGCCCTGTCCAAAGCTCTGTACGCTCGTCTCTTTGACTTTCTTGTTGAT AGTATCAATAAagccatgcagaaggagcaggaAGAACACAACATTGGAGTGCTGGATATCTACGGCTTTGAGATTTTCCAG CAAAAtggatttgaacagttttgcatcAACTTTGTGAACGAGAAGTTGCAGCAGATTTTTATTGAACTCACGCTGAAGGCCGAACAG GAGGAATATGTTAAAGAGGGAATCAAATGGACACCTATTGAGTACTTTAATAACAAAGTTGTCTGTGACCTCATCGAGTCCAAACTG AATCCTCCAGGGATCATGAGCATCCTGGATGATGTGTGTGCCACGATGCATGCTAAAGGTGAAGGGGCGGATCAAACGCTGCTGCAGAAACTGCAGGGACAAATCGGATCTCATGAGCACTTCAGCAGCTGGAACAAAGGATTCGTTGTTCACCACTACGCCGGCAAG gtgtCGTATGATGTCACCGGGTTCTGTGAGAGGAACAGGGACGTTTTGTTCACCGACATCATTGAGCTGATGCAAAGCAGCGAGTT TCCGTTCATTAAAGCGTTGTTCCCGGAGAACCTGGAGGCAGAAAAAAGAGGGAGGCCAACCACAGCTAGCAGCAAGATCAAG AAACAAGCAAATAGTCTGGTCCAAACCCTCATGAAGTGCACCCCCCACTACATCCGCTGTATTAAACCCAATGAGACCAAACGTCCCCGGGACTGGGAAGACAACCGTGCTAGACACCAGGTGGAGTACCTGGGCCTCCGGGAGAACATCCGTGTCCGTCGGGCTGGATATGCATACCGACGACCCTTCAATAAGTTTCTGCACAG ATATGCCATCCTGACCAAGGAGACCTGGCCTCAGTGGAGGGGTGAGGAGCGTAAGGGCGTCCTGCATCTCCTCCAGTCTGTCAACATGGATCAGGATCAGTTCCAGCTGGGAAAAGCTAAACTCTTCATCAAAGCACCAGAATCG CTATTCCTGCTGGAGGAAATGAGGGAGAGGAAGTACAATGGTTATGCTCGTGTCATTCAGAAGGCGTGGCGCAAACACATCGCCGTCCGCAAATATGTCAAGATGAGGGAAGAAG CCTCAGATATTCTCCTGAACAAGAAAGAACGGCGCAGAAACAGCATCAACAGGAACTTCATGGGTGACTACATTGGAACTGAAAACCATCCTGAGATCAGACAATTCGTTGGACGAAGAGAAAGAATCGACTTCGCTGATGTGGTGGTGAAGTTTGACCGAAGATTTAAG acAGTAAAACGGGACCTCATCCTGACCCCAAAGTTCCTGTACATGATTGGACGTGAGAAGGTGAAGCAGGGTCCAGATAAAGGCCAGATCcaagaggttctgaaaaggaagaTTGAGCTCAACAAAGTCCAGTCCGTTTCTCTGAG TACCCTGCAGGATGACATCTTCATCGTCCACGAGGAGGAGTACGACAGCGTTCTTCAGAGCGTCTTTAAAACAGAATTCCTCAGTCTTCTGGTAAAACGTTACCAAGAGAAGACTGAGAAGAAACTGCCTCTGAAATTCAACAACCT TCTGGAGTTTAAAGTGAAGAAGGGAGGCTGGATTCCATTTAGCTCTTCAGGCTCCAGGCAAATCCAGTTTCAAGCAGGTCAAGGGGATACGGTGTTGCTTAAGCCGAGTGGGAAAGTCCTGCAAGTCTCCATCGGACCGGGTCTCCCCAAAAATTCTA GACCAACAAGAAAGGACAACCGCAAAAGCTGTTACGCTGGCAGCAGAGCTGCGCCCACTAACCAGGACAACTCTG CCTCCTTGAGAGGAAGTAAGGCACAAAAAGGACAGCATACCTCCTACAGAGGCTCTCTGCTGAAGAAGCAGGCCAGCATGGAGCACCCCACATTGCCCCGCCTCCACAACAAACATCGCTCTGGCAACCAGCCCTCTCAGAACCAGGATATGGGCTTCATGGGTGTCCCTGATCAGGGTGCAGCAGG GCTGCATCGGCGCCTCTCTAAGGAGGTGAAACCAGTTCCAGGAGTGGGTCGACCCAAGCCTAAGCCCCGATCTCCTCATTGTCGAGCTTTGTATGCCTATGATGCTCAGGACACCGATGAGCTCAGCTTTAATGCTGATGATGTCATCGAGATAATAAAAGAAG ATCCATCTGGTTGGTGGTATGGTCGGTTAAGGGGAAAAGAAGGCATGTTCCCAGGAAACTATGTGGAGAAGATCTAG
- the prune gene encoding exopolyphosphatase PRUNE1, with protein MEAFLRSCRRTVKENTDQGGPMFHVVLGNEACDLDSMVCALAFAYFLFKTTDGEVVLPLLNIRQADLLLRSDNLFLLHETGLSPDLLLFRDQLDLRMLHHGGRLRLTLVDHNVLPSSDSDLEGAVVEVIDHHLLERNPSPSCSVTIEMVGSCATLVTERIIQKAPQILDLQLAHLLYATVVLDCVNMLPAAGKVTPRDSQYAEALELRFPSLPLRDTLFQALQNAKFNVSGLNTEQMLLKDMKTVSRSLNFAVSVLYISLEEFLQGADLEAELSAFCQKFGFDLLLLMTITFTESKEPIRELAVFSSSNTCRNQVRQYLEEARNPDLSLEPISSPHLHISAYHQGNSLASRKKVLPLIKNFLSQWDRDGCLGDAEEESVVPPTPMNSLVEGCPLDGGLPQISAQDLQEKFSKMGTNDL; from the exons ATGGAGGCGTTTCTGCGGAGCTGCCGGAGGACTGTGAAG GAAAACACCGATCAGGGCGGTCCGATGTTCCATGTTGTTCTTGGGAATGAGGCCTGTGATCTCGACTCCATGGTGTGTGCTCTGGCTTTTGCCTACTTCCTGTTCAAG ACAACAGACGGTGAGGTTGTTCTGCCTCTGCTGAACATCCGCCAGGCGGATCTGCTGCTGCGTTCTGATAACCTCTTCCTGCTGCATGAGACTGGGTTGTCTCCAGACCTGCTACTGTTCAGGGACCAGCTGGACCTACGGATGCTGCATCATGGTGGCCGCCTACGACTGACGCTCGTTGACCACAATGTCCTGCCCAG TTCAGACTCAGACCTGGAAGGTGCGGTGGTGGAGGTAATAGACCACCACCTGCTGGAGCGAAACCCCTCCCCCTCCTGCTCTGTCACCATAGAGATGGTAGGGTCCTGTGCTACCTTGGTAACTGAGCGCATCATCCAGAAAGCTCCACAAATCCTGGACCTGCAGCTTGCTCATCTGCTCTatg CAACGGTGGTGCTGGACTGTGTCAACATGTTACCTGCAGCAGGAAAAGTAACCCCACGAGACAGCCAGTATGCTGAAGCACTGGAGCTGCGGTTCCCCTCTCTACCACTAAGGGACACCCTCTTCCAGGCGCTGCAGAATGCCAAGTTTAATGTTTCAG GTCTGAATACGGAGCAGATGCTGTTAAAGGACATGAAAACTGTTTCAAGAAGCTTAAATTTTGCAGTTTCTGTTCTGTACATCTCACTGGAG GAGTTTTTGCAGGGGGCTGATTTGGAGGCGGAGCTTTCAGCGTTCTGTCAGAAGTTTGGATTTgatttgctgctgctgatgaCAATCACCTTCACTGAAAGcaaagaaccaatcagagagctggcTGTATTCAGCTCCAGCAACACCTGCAGGAATCAG GTGCGACAGTACCTGGAAGAGGCCCGTAACCCCGATCTCAGCTTAGAGCCAATCAGCAGTCCTCACCTCCACATATCAGCCTATCATCAAG gGAACAGCTTGGCATCCCGGAAGAAGGTCCTCCCCCTTATTAAGAATTTCCTGAGCCAGTGGGACAGAGATGGTTGCCTTGGAGATGCTGAAGAAGAGTCTGTGGTCCCCCCAACACCCATGAACAGTCTGGTAGAAGGATGTCCTCTGGATGGAGGTCTGCCTCAGATCAGTGCTCAGGACCTGCAGGAGAAGTTTAGCAAGATGGGGACTAATGACCTCTGA